The genome window CTGCGACCGATCCGTCGTTCCGGCGGCTGCGGCCGTCCGCGCCGGTGCATCGGACCGTGCAGGAGGAGATCCGCAGCTACGTCCTCACCAACAAGCTGCAACCGGGGGACCCGCTCAAGCCGGAGGCCGAGCTGGCCCGGCAGTTCGGGGTCAGCCGCAGCTCGGTCCGCGAGGCCGTGAAGGCGCTGGAGTCGACCGGGGTGCTGGAGATCCGCAAGGGCAGCGGTACGTACGTCCGGGACTTCTCGTTCGCGCCGCTGTTCGACCACCTGCCGTACGGGCTGATGGTCGGGACCCGCGTCCTGCGTGATCTCCTCGTCCTGCGGAAGGCGCTGGAGTCGGCCATGGCCGACGACGCGATGGCCGCGCTGCGACCGGAGACGGTCGACGAGCTGCGCCGGGTGCTGGCCGAGATGGGGGAGCGGGCCGCCCGCGGCGAGGGGTACGCCGTGCAGGACCGGGAGTTCCACCGGCTGCTCTTCGTCGACCTCGACAACGAGATGCTGCTGCACCTGTTCGACCTGTTCTGGCAGGCCTTCCACCGCAGCTCCGAGGCGATCCCCGATCACGATCTGCTGGCCGGGTACCGCAGCCACGAGGAGATCTTCGACGCGATGCTCAGTGGCGACACCGAGCGCGCGCGGGACGCCATCCGGCGGCACTACGTCGACATCGAAGAAAGGCTCGAAGCGTGATGAGTGAGGTCGCCATCGGTCCGCTGGACCGCCCGGAGCTGTGGCACGGCGCGCTGAGCTGGGCGCCGGCCGACGGCTGGTCGCAGCCGTGGCGGCTGCCACCGGCGCTGGAGCGGCGCGCCTATGCCCCGGTGCTGTTCGAGAAGGCGAAGGCCCCCGCCGGCGTCCGGGCGGTGCTGACCACCGACGCCCGTGAGCTCACCCTCGAGCTCGACAGCGGCGCCGACGATTCCTCGCCGGTCGACCTGCTCGTCGACGGCGAACTGGCGCAGCGAGCGTCCGTCGGCGCCGGGCCGAACGAGTTCACGTTCACCCTGCCGGGCCGGCCCGCGACGATCGAGGTCTGGCTGCCCCAGCACGGACCCGCGCGGCTGGGGGCGGTCCGGCTGCGGGACGCGTCAG of Kribbella amoyensis contains these proteins:
- a CDS encoding FadR/GntR family transcriptional regulator codes for the protein MPEQPATDPSFRRLRPSAPVHRTVQEEIRSYVLTNKLQPGDPLKPEAELARQFGVSRSSVREAVKALESTGVLEIRKGSGTYVRDFSFAPLFDHLPYGLMVGTRVLRDLLVLRKALESAMADDAMAALRPETVDELRRVLAEMGERAARGEGYAVQDREFHRLLFVDLDNEMLLHLFDLFWQAFHRSSEAIPDHDLLAGYRSHEEIFDAMLSGDTERARDAIRRHYVDIEERLEA